The DNA segment TTGGAAGGTTGCAGGCGAGGGCATCAAGATGCCCAAGAAGTCCACATTCTTCTATCCAAAGATCTGGTCCGGGTTCGTCTATTACTCGATGTCCAAATAATCACTTCAAGAGGTCGAGCCCACAGGTTGCTTCCAGGGCCTTCTTCATTATGATGTAGCGCTTTGGATCTTCGATGAACTTCTCCAGACACTCGTTGGAGTGGAAGTAGTATGTCTCCCCGCCGTGCTCTTGCACATAGAGGGTGTCCCGGATACTCACCTCTTCCCCGCAAACGGGGTCTATGGCGACATTCCTAACCTTGGTCACGATGACCCTTGCGCCCATCTCGGTGCAGTCCACGATCTCGTCCGCACCGGCCTTCTTGAGCTTGGCCACGTTCCTATACTCCTCCACCTTGGTTACCACATAGATGTCCGGATTGAGCATCTTGGCGGAGATGACCACGATGACGTTCATCGCGTCGGTAAGAGTGGTGACTAGCCCCTTGGCGTCGGCAATATTGGCTCTCTGCAGAACGCTGTCCTCGGAGGCATCGCCCTCGATTATAGGTATGTTGGCGTCAACGGCCACTTCGATCTTCGCCGTGTCGTTCTCGATCACTATGAACTTCTCGTTCTTCGCACGGAGCTGCGATACGGTCTGCTTCCCTACGTTGCCGTAACCCACGATGATGTAGTGTCCCTTGAGCTTCGTCTTCTTCTCTGGCAAGCCCAACTCCTCCCTTATGCCTCTGCTGACAGCCAGATCAAACACCGATTGGATGGTCCAGAGGACCGATGCTATCCCTCCGATCATCACGATGGAGGCGACCGCCCTTGAGGCGCCTGAGGTCGGTACGAGGTCACCGTATCCCACGGTGGTCATTGTCACCACGGTGAAGTAGATAGAGTCGAACACATTGGTGACGGTATCCTCAGTGATGAGGAATCCAATGGTCCCGAATATCAAGAACCCCAGGATCAACCCCAAGGAGATGAACAGCCGGTTCCTGATCTCTATCATTTCCCGCCCTCACTTATCTGACCTATAAGATTGTCCGTCCGTGATATAAATGGTTTGTCTGGAGCAATTCCTATCATCAGAAGGTTGTGATAGAAGAATATAAATGGAGCCACTGGAGGGAATTGAACCCTCGACCTACGCCTTACCAAGGCGTCGCTATACCTCTAAGCCACAGTGGCAGCGCTAACCTCGAATCGGGTTTTGATTGATAAATCTTTCTGAGAGGTGCCCAAGGTAACCTTTATGAATATCCCAGCTGTAAGGGGGAGTGCATGAAGAAGGAGATGCGGGCGTTCGATGTCCTCGCGGTGGTGAGCGAGGCTCAGTCCCTCATCGGAGGATTCGTGGACAAGATCTTCCAGTGGGATGGAGGGAACGTTCTCATTAGGGTAAACGTGAAGGGCGAGGGAAAGAAGGAGCTCTTCCTGAAAGACGGGAAGTGGTTCTACCTCGCTCCCCAGAGGCCCCAGGTCCCAGATTTTCCCGATCAGTTCGCCGTCCACCTCCGCAAGTTGATCTCAAACGCCCGCGTAGAGTCCGTCAGGCAGGTCGAGTTCGACCGAATAGTGGTCATAGACATCATGAGGGGAGAGCAGTACCAACTCGTCATCGAGCTGTTCGGTGAGGGCAATCTTCTTCTTGTGAAGGACGGAAAGATAGTGAACTGCCTGTTCTCCCGTCGCTGGAGGCACAGGGAGGTCCGTCCGGGGGCTGAGTACCTTTTCCCTCCAAATAGGTTCAATCCATTGGAAAGCGACCTCCAGTCGTTCACTTCAACCATCAAGGAATCCACATCGGATACTATCAGGACATTGGCCACAAGCGTGAATCTGGGAGGCCAATACGCGGAGGAAGTCTGCCTGAGAGCGGATGTGGACAAGGCAAGCGATGCTTCATCGCTGAGCGAAGAGCAGATCTCGACTCTTTTCAGGACTATGATGGACCTTGTTCAGCAGGTCAAAGAGTCCAGTGATCCAAGGATAGTCTTCGAGGGGGAGGACATGGTGGACGTCACCCCAGCTCCTTTGGTCCAGTACTCCGAGTCAAGGGCCGACAATCACAGTGTTTTTTCCGAAGCTCTCCACGAGTACCTGGGAGGGGAGCCAGAGCCTCTGGAGATCACCGACAAAGCCCTTCTAAAGCTCCAGAGACAGCTTGAGCACCAGAGGGAATCCATCGAAAGGAGGAAGGCGGAGGCTGAGGAGCTTTCAAACAACGCGGAGCTGCTGTACATGAATTACAAGCAGGTGGACGATCTCCTCAACCTGCTCAAGTCGATGAAGGGATCATCATGGGAAGAGATCAGGTCATTCAGTGAATCGATCGATATTGTGAGGTCCGTGGATCCTTCCAAGCACAGGGTCAGTGTTCTCCTCGAAGAGAAGAAGGTGAGCCTCGACTATGAGCTAGGCATAGACTCCAATGCCAACAAGCTCTACGACAGTGCGAAGGGACTGAGGGAAAAGGCGAGGCGTGCCGAGGAAGCTTTGCAGAACACCGAGACCAAGATAGAGAAGAGAAAGAAGGGACTGGCCAAAGTGGAAGAATCCAGGGAGGGGGCGAACCCCACCAAGCAGTTCTGGTTCGAGAGGTACAAGTGGTTCCTCACCTCGTCCGAGAAACTGGTCATCGCCGGAAGAGATGCAAGAACCAACGACCAGGTGGTCAAGAAGCACCTGAAGCCTGAGGACAGGTATGCCCACGCCGACGTGCACGGTGCTCCGAGCGTGGTCTTCAAGGAGGGTTCCGAAGCCCAGGAAGAGGAGTTGAGGGAGGTCTGCATCTTCGCCCTCGCCCACTCCAAGGCCTGGAACGCTGGAGTGAAGGAAGGAAGCGCTTACTGGGTGCTTCCTGACCAGGTTAGCAAGGCTCCCATGGCAGGGGAGTTCGTTCCTCGTGGAGGTTTCATCATCAGGGGAAAGAGGAACTACTTCCACCACATCGTGATGGAAATGGCCGTCGGGGAGATCTCATACCAGGGGGAGAGAAAGATCATGGGCGCCCCCAAGGAGACCATGGAGTCGATGTCCGAGAGGTATGTGATCGTCGCCCCGGGCAAGACTGAACGAAGCAGGATCTCTTCGAAATTGGCCAAGAGGTTCGAGGTTCCGGAGGAGGAGATCTCCAGGATCCTGCCTCCAGGCAACCTTGAGATCGTCGGCTCAAAGGGAATCCCGCTCGAAGAATAAAGTAGTGCCCGAGCCGGAATTCGAATCCGGGTCGGGAGGTCCGCAGCCTCCTAGGATATCCAAGCTACCCCACTCGG comes from the Methanomassiliicoccales archaeon genome and includes:
- a CDS encoding YHS domain-containing protein translates to MIEIRNRLFISLGLILGFLIFGTIGFLITEDTVTNVFDSIYFTVVTMTTVGYGDLVPTSGASRAVASIVMIGGIASVLWTIQSVFDLAVSRGIREELGLPEKKTKLKGHYIIVGYGNVGKQTVSQLRAKNEKFIVIENDTAKIEVAVDANIPIIEGDASEDSVLQRANIADAKGLVTTLTDAMNVIVVISAKMLNPDIYVVTKVEEYRNVAKLKKAGADEIVDCTEMGARVIVTKVRNVAIDPVCGEEVSIRDTLYVQEHGGETYYFHSNECLEKFIEDPKRYIIMKKALEATCGLDLLK
- a CDS encoding fibronectin-binding domain-containing protein; the protein is MKKEMRAFDVLAVVSEAQSLIGGFVDKIFQWDGGNVLIRVNVKGEGKKELFLKDGKWFYLAPQRPQVPDFPDQFAVHLRKLISNARVESVRQVEFDRIVVIDIMRGEQYQLVIELFGEGNLLLVKDGKIVNCLFSRRWRHREVRPGAEYLFPPNRFNPLESDLQSFTSTIKESTSDTIRTLATSVNLGGQYAEEVCLRADVDKASDASSLSEEQISTLFRTMMDLVQQVKESSDPRIVFEGEDMVDVTPAPLVQYSESRADNHSVFSEALHEYLGGEPEPLEITDKALLKLQRQLEHQRESIERRKAEAEELSNNAELLYMNYKQVDDLLNLLKSMKGSSWEEIRSFSESIDIVRSVDPSKHRVSVLLEEKKVSLDYELGIDSNANKLYDSAKGLREKARRAEEALQNTETKIEKRKKGLAKVEESREGANPTKQFWFERYKWFLTSSEKLVIAGRDARTNDQVVKKHLKPEDRYAHADVHGAPSVVFKEGSEAQEEELREVCIFALAHSKAWNAGVKEGSAYWVLPDQVSKAPMAGEFVPRGGFIIRGKRNYFHHIVMEMAVGEISYQGERKIMGAPKETMESMSERYVIVAPGKTERSRISSKLAKRFEVPEEEISRILPPGNLEIVGSKGIPLEE